A section of the Poecile atricapillus isolate bPoeAtr1 chromosome 36, bPoeAtr1.hap1, whole genome shotgun sequence genome encodes:
- the LOC131590972 gene encoding serine/threonine-protein kinase pim-1-like translates to MWPQTVPFPSPVARPGHAPGPLLATAPAPAPAPAAAPGVLSRSRLSPAPAELALALLSGPQCLGLGRADRRVSSPGKAQEALQQRYRIGSLLGRGGFGRVFSATRLSDGAPVAIKKVPRNRIRDWGELPDGTSAPLEIVLLDKVSTGFSGVVQLLEWFELPKHIVMVLERPERCEDLRRYIRARIFLSEEEARELFRQVLEAVRHCTSCGVLHRDIKPENILVDLDTGEAKLIDFGCGTYLQDTAYTQFAGTRSYRPPEWTNFGWYHGEAATIWTLGILLHEMVCGKHPFRRGWNISWGHLLLPQQLSQAFEP, encoded by the exons TTTCCCTCTCCCGTTGCCCGCCCGGGACATGCCCCCGGCCCGCTCCTGGCCACGGCCCCggcgccggccccggccccggccgcggccccggGCGTCCTGTCCCGCTCTCGCCTTAGCCCGGCTCCGGCCGAGCTGGCGCTGGCGCTTCTGAGCGGGCCtcagtgcctggggctggggcg cgcTGACCGccgcgtctcttccccagggaaggcgcaggaggccctgcagcagcgctacAGGATCGGCTCGCTGCTGGGGCGCGGCGGATTCGGCAGGGTTTTCTCGGCCACTCGGCTCTCGGATGGCGCCCCG gtggccatcaaaaaggtgccacggaaccgcATCCGGgactggggcgagctg cccgacggcaccagcgcaccattggagatagtgctgctggacaaggtgtccacaggcttctCCGGTGTGGTGCAACTGCTGGAATGGTTTGAGCTCCCCAAGCACATCGTaatggtgctggagcgcccaGAGCGATGTGAGGACCTGCGGCGCTACATTCGGGCACGGATAttcctgtccgaggaagaggcgcgggagctTTTCCGGCAGGTTCTGGAGgccgtgcggcactgcaccagctgcggggtcctgcacagAGACATCAAACCAGAGAACATCCTGGTAGACCTGGACACCGGCGAGGCAAAATTGATTGACTTtggctgtggcacctacctgcaggacacagcctacacacaatttgcag gaacacGATCATACAGACCCCCGGAATGGACCAACTTCGGATGGTACCATGGCGAGGCAGCAACCAtctggaccctgggcatcctgctgcatgAGATGGTCTGCGGGAagcaccctttcaggaggggctggaacatCAGCTGGGgccatctcctgctgccacaacagCTCTCCCAAG